In Helianthus annuus cultivar XRQ/B chromosome 9, HanXRQr2.0-SUNRISE, whole genome shotgun sequence, the following are encoded in one genomic region:
- the LOC110876619 gene encoding uncharacterized protein LOC110876619, translating into MERFVKESMNIKDVPEVMKISSFINGLKHAQLCEKLGEEFPHSFDNLMDRVRAFVRGKDTVSKAKETDVTPRRVTPAAKLLDKGTPYSRKPTFDRMLHDRARPSYSPYRPRGRGPPPYSDSFTPLTKTPSEILATKRLKNSFPRPPPIKPVPKAQPSEYCDFHKGFGHKTDDCMYLKREIEAAVKTGRLAHLVKEIKEGGGDRKGKDAREPGRADVDMIRRRNEFDTTRSVKARILGSPDCMRAPILMPHLEENEVQRLPLNISAIIAGHKVSRIHVDGGSGVEVIY; encoded by the coding sequence ATGGAGAGGTTTGTCAAGGAGAGCATGAACATCAAGGATGTCCCAGAGGTCATGAAGATCAGCAGTTTCATAAACGGGCTAAAGCATGCACAACTATGTGAGAAACTGGGGGAAGAGTTCCCTCACTCGTTTGACAACCTCATGGATAGGGTCAGAGCTTTTGTCAGGGGAAAAGACACAGTCAGCAAAGCTAAGGAGACGGACGTCACACCCCGAAGGGTCACCCCAGCTGCAAAACTTCTTGACAAAGGTACACCCTATTCCAGAAAACCTACTTTTGATAGAATGTTGCACGATAGAGCCCGACCCTCGTACTCCCCATACAGGCCTCGGGGGAGAGGCCCACCCCCTTACTCTGACAGTTTCACCCCTCTCACCAAAACACCGAGCGAAATACTGGCCACTAAGAGGTTGAAAAACTCCTTCCCAAGGCCACCACCCATAAAACCTGTGCCAAAGGCACAACCAAGCGAATATTGTGATTTTCACAAAGGATTTGGCCACAAAACAGACGACTGCATGTACCTAAAAAGAGAAATAGAGGCCGCAGTGAAAACGGGAAGACTGGCCCATTTGGTTAAGGAAATTAAGGAGGGAGGAGGGGATCGCAAAGGGAAAGATGCAAGGGAGCCTGGGAGGGCAGACGTAGATATGATTAGAAGGAGGAATGAATTTGATACTACCCGAAGTGTAAAGGCCAGAATCCTGGGCTCCCCAGACTGCATGAGAGCTCCCATCCTCATGCCACACTTGGAGGAAAACGAAGTGCAACGACTCCCCCTCAACATCTCAGCCATAATAGCTGGTCACAAGGTATCCCGGATACATGTGGACGGGGGATCCGGAGTGGAAGTAATATATTAG
- the LOC110879238 gene encoding beta-glucuronosyltransferase GlcAT14B, with protein MKKLRSFYMHLKHPHTIKRKWIYPLALGSTLSLSLLFLLTLTPLAGNRLYNYYTTAGTSVFIENKLRPIGISDAVRPVRFAYLISGSNHDGDMLRRTLLALYHPNNRYVVHLDAESSPEERLRLHEFVVNHPLFMKFGNVVMITKANLVTYRGPTMVANTLHAAAMLLRDGGDWDWFINLSASDYPLVTQDDLIYVFSTLARDVNFIDHTSNIGWKEFQRAKPVIVDPGLYMSEKSDVFWITQRRSVPTAFKLFTGSAWMVLSRQFVDFCIWGWDNLPRTVLMYYANFISSPEGYFHTVICNTKEFRNTTVNSDLHFIAWDNPPKQHPHYLTLQDMTRMIDSNAPFARKFHQDEPVLDRIDSELLFRGPDRIVPGGWCAGSRESGSDPCSVAGNLTRLDPTSGAQRLQKLVSSLLSEESFRPRQCR; from the exons ATGAAGAAATTAAGAAGCTTCTACATGCACTTGAAACATCCACACACCATCAAACGCAAATGGATCTATCCATTAGCCCTCGGGTCAACCCTATCCCTCTCCCTCCTATTCCTCCTAACCCTAACTCCACTCGCCGGAAACCGCCTCTACAACTACTACACAACCGCCGGAACCTCCGTTTTCATCGAAAACAAACTCCGGCCGATCGGTATTTCCGACGCTGTCCGTCCGGTCCGGTTCGCGTACCTAATTTCCGGTTCAAATCACGACGGCGATATGCTCCGGCGAACGCTTCTCGCTCTGTACCATCCGAATAACCGCTATGTAGTTCATTTAGACGCTGAATCGTCGCCGGAGGAGCGGTTACGGTTGCATGAGTTTGTGGTTAATCATCCACTGTTCATGAAGTTTGGTAATGTGGTGATGATCACGAAGGCGAACCTCGTGACGTACCGTGGACCGACTATGGTGGCGAATACGCTCCACGCGGCGGCGATGTTGTTGAGAGACGGTGGAGATTGGGACTGGTTTATTAATCTGAGTGCTTCTGATTATCCACTGGTCACTCAAGACG ATCTGATTTATGTGTTCTCTACGTTAGCGAGGGATGTTAATTTTATTGATCATACGAGTAATATTGGATGGAAAGA GTTTCAAAGAGCGAAGCCTGTGATTGTGGATCCTGGGTTGTATATGAGTGAAAAGAGTGATGTGTTTTGGATTACACAGAGGAGGAGTGTGCCAACAGCTTTCAAATTATTTACAG GATCTGCTTGGATGGTTTTGTCTCGTCAATTTGTTGACTTTTGTATATGGGGATGGGACAATTTACCTCGAACGGTCCTTATGTACTACGCGAATTTCATATCATCTCCCGAAGGCTATTTTCATACAGTCATATGTAACACAAAAGAATTCAGAAATACAACCGTAAACAGTGATCTCCACTTTATAGCGTGGGATAACCCTCCAAAACAACACCCTCACTACCTTACGTTACAAGACATGACTAGGATGATCGACAGCAACGCCCCGTTTGCACGAAAGTTCCATCAAGATGAACCCGTGCTTGATAGGATCGACTCTGAACTATTGTTTCGAGGGCCAGATAGGATTGTTCCTGGTGGGTGGTGTGCCGGGAGTCGTGAAAGTGGTTCAGACCCGTGTTCAGTGGCTGGGAATCTTACACGGCTTGATCCTACAAGTGGGGCGCAAAGGCTACAGAAGCTTGTGAGCTCACTTTTGTCAGAGGAGAGTTTTAGACCAAGACAATGCAGATAG